Proteins encoded by one window of Pan troglodytes isolate AG18354 chromosome 16, NHGRI_mPanTro3-v2.0_pri, whole genome shotgun sequence:
- the COMMD4 gene encoding COMM domain-containing protein 4 isoform X3, which produces MSSVKLRLLCSQVLKELLGQGIDYEKILKLTADAKFESGDVKATVAVLSFILSSAAKHSVDGESLSSELQQLGLPKEHAASLCRCYEEKQSPLQKHLRVCSLRMNRLAGVGWRVDYTLSSSLLQSVEEPMVHLRLEVAAAPGTPAQPVAMSLSADKFQILLAELKQAQTLMSSLG; this is translated from the exons ATG TCCTCTGTGAAGTTGCGGCTGCTCTGCAGCCAGGTACTAAAGGAGCTGCTGGGACAGGGGATTGAT TATGAGAAGATCCTGAAGCTCACGGCTGACGCCAAGTTTG AGTCAGGCGATGTGAAGGCCACAGTGGCAGTGCTGAGTTTCATCCTCTCCAGTGCGGCCAAGCACAGTGTCGATGGCGAATCCTTGTCCAGTGAACTGCAGCAGCTGGGGCTGCCCAAAG AGCACGCGGCCAGCCTGTGCCGCTGTTATGAGGAGAAGCAAAGCCCCTTGCAGAAGCACTTGCGGGTCTGCAGCCTACGCA TGAATAGGTTGGCAGGTGTGGGCTGGCGGGTGGACTACACCCTGAGCTCCAGCCTGCTGCAATCCGTGGAAGAGCCCATGGTGCACCTGCGGCTGGAGGTGGCAGCTGCCCCAGGGACCCCAGCCCAGCCTGTTGCCATGTCCCTCTCAGCAGACAAGTTCCAGATCCTCCTGGCAG AACTGAAGCAGGCCCAGACCCTGATGAGCTCCCTGGGCTGA
- the COMMD4 gene encoding COMM domain-containing protein 4 isoform X2, which translates to MRFRFCGDLDCPDWVLAEISTLAKMYEKILKLTADAKFESGDVKATVAVLSFILSSAAKHSVDGESLSSELQQLGLPKEHAASLCRCYEEKQSPLQKHLRVCSLRMNRLAGVGWRVDYTLSSSLLQSVEEPMVHLRLEVAAAPGTPAQPVAMSLSADKFQILLAELKQAQTLMSSLG; encoded by the exons ATG AGGTTCCGGTTCTGTGGTGATCTGGACTGTCCCGACTGGGTCCTGGCAGAAATCAGCACGCTGGCCAAGATG TATGAGAAGATCCTGAAGCTCACGGCTGACGCCAAGTTTG AGTCAGGCGATGTGAAGGCCACAGTGGCAGTGCTGAGTTTCATCCTCTCCAGTGCGGCCAAGCACAGTGTCGATGGCGAATCCTTGTCCAGTGAACTGCAGCAGCTGGGGCTGCCCAAAG AGCACGCGGCCAGCCTGTGCCGCTGTTATGAGGAGAAGCAAAGCCCCTTGCAGAAGCACTTGCGGGTCTGCAGCCTACGCA TGAATAGGTTGGCAGGTGTGGGCTGGCGGGTGGACTACACCCTGAGCTCCAGCCTGCTGCAATCCGTGGAAGAGCCCATGGTGCACCTGCGGCTGGAGGTGGCAGCTGCCCCAGGGACCCCAGCCCAGCCTGTTGCCATGTCCCTCTCAGCAGACAAGTTCCAGATCCTCCTGGCAG AACTGAAGCAGGCCCAGACCCTGATGAGCTCCCTGGGCTGA
- the COMMD4 gene encoding COMM domain-containing protein 4 isoform X4 — protein sequence MYEKILKLTADAKFESGDVKATVAVLSFILSSAAKHSVDGESLSSELQQLGLPKEHAASLCRCYEEKQSPLQKHLRVCSLRMNRLAGVGWRVDYTLSSSLLQSVEEPMVHLRLEVAAAPGTPAQPVAMSLSADKFQILLAELKQAQTLMSSLG from the exons ATG TATGAGAAGATCCTGAAGCTCACGGCTGACGCCAAGTTTG AGTCAGGCGATGTGAAGGCCACAGTGGCAGTGCTGAGTTTCATCCTCTCCAGTGCGGCCAAGCACAGTGTCGATGGCGAATCCTTGTCCAGTGAACTGCAGCAGCTGGGGCTGCCCAAAG AGCACGCGGCCAGCCTGTGCCGCTGTTATGAGGAGAAGCAAAGCCCCTTGCAGAAGCACTTGCGGGTCTGCAGCCTACGCA TGAATAGGTTGGCAGGTGTGGGCTGGCGGGTGGACTACACCCTGAGCTCCAGCCTGCTGCAATCCGTGGAAGAGCCCATGGTGCACCTGCGGCTGGAGGTGGCAGCTGCCCCAGGGACCCCAGCCCAGCCTGTTGCCATGTCCCTCTCAGCAGACAAGTTCCAGATCCTCCTGGCAG AACTGAAGCAGGCCCAGACCCTGATGAGCTCCCTGGGCTGA
- the COMMD4 gene encoding COMM domain-containing protein 4 isoform X5, which produces MRFRFCGDLDCPDWVLAEISTLAKMSSVKLRLLCSQVLKELLGQGIDYEKILKLTADAKFESGDVKATVAVLSFILSSAAKHSVDGESLSSELQQLGLPKEHAASLCRCYEEKQSPLQKHLRVCSLRKLKQAQTLMSSLG; this is translated from the exons ATG AGGTTCCGGTTCTGTGGTGATCTGGACTGTCCCGACTGGGTCCTGGCAGAAATCAGCACGCTGGCCAAGATG TCCTCTGTGAAGTTGCGGCTGCTCTGCAGCCAGGTACTAAAGGAGCTGCTGGGACAGGGGATTGAT TATGAGAAGATCCTGAAGCTCACGGCTGACGCCAAGTTTG AGTCAGGCGATGTGAAGGCCACAGTGGCAGTGCTGAGTTTCATCCTCTCCAGTGCGGCCAAGCACAGTGTCGATGGCGAATCCTTGTCCAGTGAACTGCAGCAGCTGGGGCTGCCCAAAG AGCACGCGGCCAGCCTGTGCCGCTGTTATGAGGAGAAGCAAAGCCCCTTGCAGAAGCACTTGCGGGTCTGCAGCCTACGCA AACTGAAGCAGGCCCAGACCCTGATGAGCTCCCTGGGCTGA
- the COMMD4 gene encoding COMM domain-containing protein 4 isoform X6: MRFRFCGDLDCPDWVLAEISTLAKMYEKILKLTADAKFESGDVKATVAVLSFILSSAAKHSVDGESLSSELQQLGLPKEHAASLCRCYEEKQSPLQKHLRVCSLRKLKQAQTLMSSLG; this comes from the exons ATG AGGTTCCGGTTCTGTGGTGATCTGGACTGTCCCGACTGGGTCCTGGCAGAAATCAGCACGCTGGCCAAGATG TATGAGAAGATCCTGAAGCTCACGGCTGACGCCAAGTTTG AGTCAGGCGATGTGAAGGCCACAGTGGCAGTGCTGAGTTTCATCCTCTCCAGTGCGGCCAAGCACAGTGTCGATGGCGAATCCTTGTCCAGTGAACTGCAGCAGCTGGGGCTGCCCAAAG AGCACGCGGCCAGCCTGTGCCGCTGTTATGAGGAGAAGCAAAGCCCCTTGCAGAAGCACTTGCGGGTCTGCAGCCTACGCA AACTGAAGCAGGCCCAGACCCTGATGAGCTCCCTGGGCTGA
- the COMMD4 gene encoding COMM domain-containing protein 4 isoform X1: MRFRFCGDLDCPDWVLAEISTLAKMSSVKLRLLCSQVLKELLGQGIDYEKILKLTADAKFESGDVKATVAVLSFILSSAAKHSVDGESLSSELQQLGLPKEHAASLCRCYEEKQSPLQKHLRVCSLRMNRLAGVGWRVDYTLSSSLLQSVEEPMVHLRLEVAAAPGTPAQPVAMSLSADKFQILLAELKQAQTLMSSLG, encoded by the exons ATG AGGTTCCGGTTCTGTGGTGATCTGGACTGTCCCGACTGGGTCCTGGCAGAAATCAGCACGCTGGCCAAGATG TCCTCTGTGAAGTTGCGGCTGCTCTGCAGCCAGGTACTAAAGGAGCTGCTGGGACAGGGGATTGAT TATGAGAAGATCCTGAAGCTCACGGCTGACGCCAAGTTTG AGTCAGGCGATGTGAAGGCCACAGTGGCAGTGCTGAGTTTCATCCTCTCCAGTGCGGCCAAGCACAGTGTCGATGGCGAATCCTTGTCCAGTGAACTGCAGCAGCTGGGGCTGCCCAAAG AGCACGCGGCCAGCCTGTGCCGCTGTTATGAGGAGAAGCAAAGCCCCTTGCAGAAGCACTTGCGGGTCTGCAGCCTACGCA TGAATAGGTTGGCAGGTGTGGGCTGGCGGGTGGACTACACCCTGAGCTCCAGCCTGCTGCAATCCGTGGAAGAGCCCATGGTGCACCTGCGGCTGGAGGTGGCAGCTGCCCCAGGGACCCCAGCCCAGCCTGTTGCCATGTCCCTCTCAGCAGACAAGTTCCAGATCCTCCTGGCAG AACTGAAGCAGGCCCAGACCCTGATGAGCTCCCTGGGCTGA